A DNA window from Enterobacter asburiae contains the following coding sequences:
- the glnA gene encoding glutamate--ammonia ligase: MSAEHVLTMLNEHEVKFVDLRFTDTKGKEQHVTIPAHQVNAEFFEEGKMFDGSSIGGWKGINESDMVLMPDATTAVIDPFFEEPTLIIRCDILEPGTLQGYDRDPRSIAKRAEEYLRSTGIADTVLFGPEPEFFLFDDIRFGASISGSHVAIDDIEGAWNSSTKYEGGNKGHRPGVKGGYFPVPPVDSAQDIRSTMCLVMEEMGLVVEAHHHEVATAGQNEVATRFNTMTKKADEIQIYKYVVHNVAHRFGKTATFMPKPMFGDNGSGMHCHMSLSKNGTNLFSGDKYAGLSEQALYYIGGVIKHAKAINALANPTTNSYKRLVPGYEAPVMLAYSARNRSASIRIPVVASPKARRIEVRFPDPAANPYLCFAALLMAGLDGIKNKIHPGEAMDKNLYDLPPEEAKEIPQVAGSLEEALQALDADREFLTAGGVFTDDAIDAYIALRMEENDRVRMTPHPVEFELYYSV; the protein is encoded by the coding sequence ATGTCCGCTGAACACGTTTTGACGATGCTGAACGAACATGAAGTGAAGTTTGTTGATCTGCGCTTCACCGATACCAAAGGTAAAGAACAGCACGTCACAATCCCTGCTCATCAGGTGAACGCCGAATTCTTTGAAGAAGGCAAAATGTTTGACGGCTCCTCCATTGGTGGCTGGAAAGGCATTAACGAATCCGACATGGTTCTGATGCCAGACGCGACCACTGCGGTCATTGATCCGTTCTTCGAAGAACCAACCCTGATCATTCGTTGCGACATCCTCGAGCCAGGCACGCTGCAGGGCTACGACCGCGACCCACGTTCTATCGCGAAACGCGCTGAAGAGTACCTGCGTTCTACCGGCATCGCAGACACCGTTCTGTTCGGGCCAGAGCCAGAATTCTTCCTGTTCGATGACATCCGCTTCGGTGCCTCTATTTCTGGCTCCCACGTGGCTATCGACGACATCGAAGGTGCATGGAACTCCTCCACTAAATACGAAGGCGGTAACAAAGGTCACCGTCCTGGCGTGAAAGGCGGTTACTTCCCGGTTCCTCCGGTCGACTCTGCACAGGACATTCGTTCCACTATGTGTCTGGTGATGGAAGAGATGGGCCTGGTTGTTGAAGCTCACCACCACGAAGTGGCGACTGCTGGTCAGAACGAAGTGGCAACCCGCTTCAACACCATGACCAAAAAAGCGGACGAAATTCAGATCTACAAATACGTTGTGCACAACGTTGCGCACCGTTTCGGTAAAACCGCGACCTTCATGCCAAAACCAATGTTTGGCGATAACGGTTCCGGTATGCACTGCCACATGTCTCTGTCCAAGAACGGTACCAACCTGTTCTCTGGCGACAAATATGCCGGTCTGTCCGAGCAGGCGCTGTATTACATCGGTGGTGTTATCAAACACGCTAAAGCGATCAACGCCCTGGCGAACCCAACCACGAACTCCTACAAGCGTCTGGTCCCGGGCTACGAAGCGCCAGTGATGCTGGCCTACTCTGCACGTAACCGTTCTGCTTCTATCCGTATTCCGGTGGTGGCTTCTCCTAAAGCACGTCGTATCGAAGTTCGCTTCCCGGACCCAGCGGCTAACCCATACCTGTGCTTCGCAGCACTGCTGATGGCCGGTCTGGACGGTATCAAGAACAAGATCCACCCGGGCGAAGCGATGGACAAAAACCTGTACGACCTGCCGCCAGAAGAAGCGAAAGAGATCCCACAGGTTGCTGGCTCTCTGGAAGAAGCCCTGCAGGCGCTGGACGCAGACCGCGAGTTCCTGACTGCAGGTGGCGTATTCACTGACGACGCTATCGATGCTTACATCGCCCTGCGTATGGAAGAGAACGACCGCGTGCGTATGACGCCACACCCGGTAGAGTTCGAGCTGTACTACAGCGTTTAA
- the glnL gene encoding nitrogen regulation protein NR(II), translating to MATGTLPDAGQILNSLINSILLVDDELAVHYANPAAQQLLAQSARKLFGTPLPELLSYFSLNIGLMQESLQAGQGFTDNEVTLVIDGRSHILSLTAQRLPEGLILLEMAPMDNQRRLSQEQLQHAQQIAARDLVRGLAHEIKNPLGGLRGAAQLLTKALPDPALAEYTNVIIEQADRLRNLVDRLLGPQQPGMHVTESIHKVAERVVKLVSMELPENVTLVRDYDPSLPELAHDPDQIEQVLLNIVRNALQALGPEGGEIILRTRTAFQLTLHGVRYRLAARIDVEDNGPGIPSHLQDTLFYPMVSGREGGTGLGLSIARSLIDQHSGKIEFTSWPGHTEFSVFLPIKK from the coding sequence ATGGCAACTGGCACGCTGCCCGATGCTGGGCAGATCCTCAATTCTTTGATTAACAGCATATTGCTGGTCGATGACGAGCTGGCCGTTCATTACGCCAACCCGGCGGCGCAGCAGCTGCTCGCCCAAAGCGCACGTAAACTGTTCGGCACCCCGCTTCCTGAACTCCTGAGCTATTTTTCACTGAATATTGGCCTGATGCAGGAAAGTTTGCAGGCCGGCCAGGGGTTTACCGATAACGAAGTGACGCTGGTGATCGACGGGCGCTCGCACATTCTGTCGCTAACCGCGCAACGTCTTCCCGAAGGCCTGATCCTGCTGGAAATGGCGCCGATGGATAATCAGCGTCGACTGAGCCAGGAGCAGCTTCAGCATGCGCAGCAGATTGCCGCCCGTGACCTGGTGCGCGGCCTGGCGCATGAAATCAAAAACCCGCTGGGTGGATTACGCGGCGCGGCGCAGCTTCTGACCAAGGCGCTGCCCGATCCCGCGCTGGCGGAATATACCAACGTCATCATTGAGCAGGCGGACCGTCTGCGGAATCTGGTAGACCGTCTTCTCGGTCCGCAGCAGCCGGGAATGCACGTTACTGAAAGCATCCATAAAGTGGCAGAGCGGGTGGTGAAGCTCGTCTCAATGGAGCTGCCGGAGAACGTCACGCTGGTACGTGATTACGATCCAAGCCTGCCGGAACTGGCCCATGACCCGGACCAGATTGAGCAGGTCCTGTTGAATATTGTGCGTAATGCCCTGCAGGCGCTGGGGCCTGAAGGCGGCGAGATTATTTTACGCACCCGCACCGCCTTCCAGCTCACGTTACACGGCGTGCGCTACCGGCTGGCCGCCCGAATCGACGTTGAGGATAACGGGCCCGGCATTCCATCGCATTTGCAGGACACCCTGTTCTACCCGATGGTAAGCGGTCGCGAAGGCGGAACCGGCCTGGGCTTATCCATTGCCCGCAGTTTGATCGATCAACACTCCGGGAAAATTGAATTTACCAGTTGGCCGGGACATACCGAGTTTTCGGTTTTCCTGCCGATTAAAAAATAA
- the yihA gene encoding ribosome biogenesis GTP-binding protein YihA/YsxC, protein MTTWNYQQTHFVTSAPDIRHLPSDTGIEVAFAGRSNAGKSSALNTLTNQKSLARTSKTPGRTQLINLFEVAEGKRLVDLPGYGYAQVPEEMKIKWQRALGEYLEKRLCLKGLVVLMDIRHPLKDLDQQMIDWAVASDIAVLVLLTKADKLASGARKAQVNMVREAVLAFNGDVQVEPFSSLKKLGVDKLRQKLDTWFSELEPATEAEEE, encoded by the coding sequence GTGACTACCTGGAACTACCAACAGACGCATTTTGTCACCAGTGCGCCCGATATTCGCCACCTTCCTTCTGATACCGGTATTGAAGTGGCATTTGCTGGCCGCTCCAATGCGGGGAAATCCAGCGCCCTGAATACGCTGACCAATCAGAAGAGCCTGGCGCGTACCTCAAAAACACCTGGCCGTACCCAGCTGATCAACCTGTTTGAAGTCGCAGAGGGCAAACGCCTGGTCGACTTACCGGGCTACGGTTACGCGCAGGTACCGGAAGAGATGAAAATCAAGTGGCAGCGTGCGCTGGGTGAATACCTGGAAAAACGCCTGTGCCTGAAAGGTCTGGTGGTGCTGATGGATATTCGCCATCCCCTGAAAGATCTGGATCAGCAGATGATCGACTGGGCTGTAGCAAGCGATATCGCCGTGCTGGTGCTGCTGACGAAAGCCGATAAGCTGGCGAGCGGCGCGCGTAAAGCGCAGGTGAACATGGTTCGCGAAGCGGTGCTGGCGTTCAACGGTGATGTGCAGGTTGAGCCGTTCTCCTCGCTGAAAAAGCTGGGCGTGGACAAGCTGCGTCAGAAGCTCGATACCTGGTTTAGCGAGCTGGAACCCGCGACGGAAGCGGAAGAAGAGTAA
- the typA gene encoding ribosome-dependent GTPase TypA, whose amino-acid sequence MIENLRNIAIIAHVDHGKTTLVDKLLQQSGTFDARAETQERVMDSNDLEKERGITILAKNTAIKWNDYRINIVDTPGHADFGGEVERVMSMVDSVLLVVDAMDGPMPQTRFVTKKAFAHGLKPIVVINKVDRPGARPDWVVDQVFDLFVNLDATDEQLDFPIVYASALNGIAGLDHEDMAEDMTPLYQAIVDRVPAPNVDLDGTLQMQISQLDYNNYVGVIGIGRIKRGKVKPNQQVTIIDSEGKTRNGKVGKVLTHLGLERIESDVAEAGDIIAITGLGELNISDTICDPQNVEALPALSVDEPTVSMFFNVNTSPFCGKEGKFVTSRQILDRLNKELVHNVALRVEETQDADAFRVSGRGELHLSVLIENMRREGFEMAVSRPKVIFREIDGRKQEPFENVTLDVEEQHQGSVMQALGERKGDLKNMNPDGKGRVRLDYVIPSRGLIGFRSEFMTMTSGTGLLYSTFSHYDDVRPGEVGQRNNGVLISNGQGKAVAFALFGLQDRGKLFLGHGAEVYEGQIIGIHSRSNDLTVNCLTGKKLTNMRASGTDEATVLVPPIKMTLEQALEFIDDDELVEVTPQSIRIRKRHLTENDRKRAMRGAKEE is encoded by the coding sequence GTGATCGAAAATTTGCGTAACATCGCCATCATCGCGCACGTTGACCATGGTAAAACTACCCTGGTCGACAAGCTGCTGCAGCAATCCGGTACGTTTGATGCGCGTGCCGAAACCCAAGAACGCGTGATGGACTCCAACGATTTGGAGAAAGAGCGTGGGATTACCATCCTCGCGAAAAACACCGCGATTAAATGGAATGACTACCGTATCAACATCGTTGATACCCCAGGGCACGCCGACTTCGGTGGTGAAGTTGAACGTGTAATGTCCATGGTAGACTCCGTTCTGCTGGTCGTTGACGCAATGGATGGCCCAATGCCACAGACGCGCTTCGTGACCAAAAAAGCTTTTGCCCATGGTCTGAAGCCAATCGTTGTTATCAACAAAGTTGACCGCCCTGGCGCGCGTCCTGACTGGGTTGTTGACCAGGTCTTCGACCTGTTCGTTAACCTCGACGCGACCGACGAGCAGCTGGACTTCCCTATCGTTTACGCCTCTGCGCTGAACGGTATCGCAGGTCTGGACCACGAAGACATGGCTGAAGACATGACCCCGCTGTATCAGGCGATTGTTGACCGTGTTCCTGCACCAAACGTCGATCTCGACGGCACCCTGCAGATGCAGATCTCTCAGCTCGACTACAACAACTACGTTGGCGTAATCGGCATTGGTCGTATCAAGCGCGGTAAAGTGAAGCCTAACCAGCAGGTTACTATCATCGATAGCGAAGGCAAAACCCGTAACGGTAAAGTCGGTAAAGTACTGACTCACCTGGGTCTTGAGCGTATCGAGAGTGACGTTGCGGAAGCGGGCGACATCATCGCTATCACCGGTCTGGGTGAACTGAACATCTCCGACACCATCTGCGATCCGCAGAACGTCGAAGCGCTGCCAGCCCTGTCCGTTGATGAACCAACCGTATCCATGTTCTTCAACGTCAACACCTCTCCGTTCTGTGGTAAAGAAGGTAAATTCGTTACCTCTCGTCAGATCCTTGACCGCCTGAACAAAGAGCTGGTGCACAACGTTGCGCTGCGCGTTGAAGAAACCCAGGATGCCGATGCATTCCGCGTTTCTGGTCGTGGTGAGCTGCACCTGTCTGTTCTGATCGAAAACATGCGTCGTGAAGGTTTCGAAATGGCGGTTTCCCGCCCGAAAGTAATCTTCCGCGAAATCGACGGCCGTAAACAAGAGCCGTTCGAAAACGTAACGCTGGACGTTGAAGAGCAGCACCAGGGTTCTGTGATGCAGGCTCTGGGTGAGCGTAAAGGCGACCTGAAAAACATGAATCCAGATGGCAAAGGCCGCGTACGTCTCGACTACGTGATCCCAAGCCGTGGTCTGATCGGCTTCCGTTCAGAGTTCATGACCATGACTTCCGGTACCGGTCTGCTGTACTCCACCTTCAGCCACTACGACGACGTGCGTCCGGGCGAAGTGGGCCAGCGTAACAACGGCGTGCTGATCTCCAACGGTCAGGGTAAAGCGGTTGCGTTTGCGCTGTTCGGTCTGCAGGATCGCGGCAAGCTGTTCCTGGGTCACGGTGCTGAAGTTTACGAAGGCCAGATCATCGGTATTCACAGTCGTTCTAACGACCTGACCGTAAACTGCCTGACCGGTAAGAAACTGACCAACATGCGTGCGTCCGGTACTGACGAAGCAACGGTTCTGGTTCCACCGATCAAGATGACTCTGGAGCAGGCTCTGGAATTCATCGATGATGACGAACTGGTAGAAGTGACTCCACAGTCAATTCGTATCCGTAAACGTCACCTGACCGAGAACGATCGTAAACGTGCTATGCGCGGTGCGAAAGAAGAGTAA
- the yihI gene encoding Der GTPase-activating protein YihI, with protein MKKPTSAAGAKRPVKARRKTREELNQEARDRKRDKKHRGHAAGSRANGGGAAGASAKGKQQKDPRIGSKTPIPLGVTDTPVTKQHKPKSEKPMLSPQAELDLLENDERLDALLERLEEGETLTAEEQSWVDAKLDRIDELMQKLGLSYDDDEDEEEDEKQEDMMRLLKGGN; from the coding sequence ATGAAAAAACCAACCTCCGCTGCGGGCGCGAAACGCCCTGTAAAAGCACGCCGCAAAACGCGCGAAGAACTGAACCAGGAAGCGCGCGATCGCAAACGCGACAAAAAACATCGCGGTCACGCTGCGGGTAGCCGTGCCAACGGTGGTGGTGCAGCAGGTGCATCTGCAAAAGGCAAACAGCAGAAAGACCCTCGTATCGGCAGTAAAACTCCCATTCCACTGGGCGTGACAGACACCCCGGTCACTAAGCAGCACAAACCAAAGAGCGAGAAACCTATGCTTTCACCGCAGGCTGAGCTGGATTTGCTGGAGAACGATGAGCGCCTGGACGCGCTGTTGGAACGTCTTGAAGAGGGTGAAACCCTGACCGCTGAAGAGCAGTCATGGGTGGATGCCAAACTGGATCGTATTGATGAACTGATGCAGAAGCTGGGCCTGTCATACGACGATGACGAAGATGAAGAAGAAGACGAGAAGCAGGAAGATATGATGCGTCTTCTGAAGGGTGGAAACTAA
- the hemN gene encoding oxygen-independent coproporphyrinogen III oxidase — MSAPTIDWDLSLIQKYNYSGPRYTSYPTALEFSDAFGEADFQQAVARYPERPLSLYVHIPFCHKLCYFCGCNKIVTRQQHKADQYLDALEQEIVHRAPLFAGRQVSQLHWGGGTPTYLNKAQISRLMTLLRGNFSFNADAEISIEVDPREIELDVLDHLRAEGFNRLSMGVQDFNKEVQRLVNREQDEEFIFALLNHAREIGFTSTNIDLIYGLPKQTPESFAFTLKRVAELNPDRLSVFNYAHLPTLFAAQRKIKDADLPSAQQKLDILQETITSLTETGYQFIGMDHFARPDDELAIAQREGVLHRNFQGYTTQGDTDLLGMGVSAISMIGDCYAQNQKELKLYYQQVDETGNALWRGIALTRDDCIRRDVIKALICNFRLDFSDVESQWDLHFSDYFAEDLKLIAPLAKDGLVDVSESAIEVTPKGRLLIRNICMCFDAYLRQKARLQQFSRVI; from the coding sequence ATGTCAGCACCAACTATCGACTGGGATTTGTCCCTAATCCAGAAATATAACTATTCCGGGCCGCGTTATACGTCATACCCCACCGCGCTGGAGTTCTCCGATGCTTTCGGCGAGGCTGATTTCCAGCAGGCTGTCGCGCGCTATCCTGAGCGTCCGCTGTCGCTCTACGTCCATATTCCGTTCTGCCACAAGCTTTGCTACTTCTGCGGCTGCAATAAAATCGTTACCCGTCAGCAGCACAAAGCCGACCAATATCTTGATGCGCTCGAACAAGAAATTGTGCATCGCGCGCCGCTGTTTGCTGGCCGTCAAGTCAGCCAGCTGCACTGGGGCGGCGGTACGCCAACCTATCTGAATAAAGCGCAAATCAGCCGCCTGATGACCCTGCTGCGCGGCAATTTCAGTTTTAACGCCGACGCTGAAATCTCGATCGAAGTCGATCCGCGTGAAATTGAGCTGGATGTACTGGATCACTTACGCGCCGAAGGCTTCAATCGTCTGAGCATGGGCGTGCAGGATTTCAATAAAGAGGTTCAGCGCCTGGTGAACCGCGAGCAGGACGAAGAATTTATCTTTGCCTTACTCAATCACGCGCGTGAGATTGGTTTCACCTCGACCAATATTGACCTGATTTACGGCCTGCCAAAGCAAACGCCGGAAAGCTTCGCCTTCACCCTGAAGCGCGTGGCCGAACTCAACCCGGACCGCCTGAGCGTCTTTAACTATGCGCATCTGCCGACGCTCTTTGCCGCTCAGCGCAAAATCAAAGATGCCGATCTTCCTTCTGCCCAGCAGAAGCTGGATATCCTGCAGGAAACCATTACCTCGCTGACCGAAACCGGCTATCAGTTTATCGGGATGGATCACTTTGCCCGTCCGGATGACGAGCTGGCGATTGCGCAGCGTGAAGGCGTTCTGCACCGCAACTTCCAGGGCTACACAACCCAGGGCGATACCGATTTGCTGGGGATGGGCGTCTCCGCTATCAGCATGATTGGCGACTGTTACGCGCAGAACCAGAAAGAGCTGAAGCTTTACTACCAGCAGGTTGATGAAACGGGCAACGCGCTGTGGCGCGGCATCGCGTTAACGCGCGACGACTGCATCCGGCGCGATGTGATTAAGGCGCTAATCTGCAACTTCCGTCTCGATTTCAGCGACGTTGAGTCGCAGTGGGATCTGCACTTCAGCGATTATTTTGCGGAAGACCTGAAGCTGATTGCACCGCTGGCGAAAGACGGGCTGGTGGATGTGTCGGAGAGCGCGATTGAGGTCACGCCGAAAGGGCGTCTGTTGATCCGTAATATCTGCATGTGCTTTGACGCGTATCTGCGTCAGAAAGCGCGACTACAGCAGTTCTCGCGGGTGATTTAA
- a CDS encoding YshB family small membrane protein encodes MLETIVNMLSSGAAESHTPQTAVAAMLCAALVGLFS; translated from the coding sequence ATGCTGGAAACAATCGTGAATATGCTCTCTAGCGGAGCCGCTGAAAGCCACACGCCACAGACAGCCGTTGCGGCTATGTTGTGTGCGGCGCTGGTGGGGCTGTTTAGCTAG
- the glnG gene encoding nitrogen regulation protein NR(I), with protein sequence MQRGIVWVVDDDSSIRWVLERALTGAGLSCTTFESGSEVLDALTTKTPDVLLSDIRMPGMDGLALLKQIKQRHPMLPVIIMTAHSDLDAAVSAYQQGAFDYLPKPFDIDEAVALVERAISHYQEQQQPRHAPDFGPTTDIIGEAPAMQDVFRIIGRLSRSSISVLINGESGTGKELVAHALHRHSPRAKAPFIALNMAAIPKDLIESELFGHEKGAFTGANTIRQGRFEQADGGTLFLDEIGDMPLDVQTRLLRVLADGQFYRVGGYAPVKVDVRIIAATHQNLEQRVQEGKFREDLFHRLNVIRVHLPPLRERREDIPRLARHFLQVAARELGVEAKQLHPETDAALTRLAWPGNVRQLENTCRWLTVMAAGQEVLIQDLPAELFEATAPESSTGHALPDSWATLLAQWADRALRSGHQNLLSEAQPEMERTLLTTALRHTQGHKQEAARLLGWGRNTLTRKLKELGME encoded by the coding sequence ATGCAACGAGGGATAGTCTGGGTAGTCGATGACGATAGCTCCATCCGTTGGGTGCTTGAACGCGCGCTCACAGGGGCAGGATTAAGCTGCACGACGTTTGAGAGCGGCAGCGAAGTGCTCGACGCACTCACCACCAAAACGCCAGATGTTCTGCTTTCGGATATTCGTATGCCGGGCATGGACGGGCTGGCGCTGTTAAAGCAGATCAAACAACGCCACCCTATGCTTCCGGTCATCATAATGACTGCGCACTCCGATCTGGATGCCGCAGTGAGCGCCTATCAGCAAGGGGCGTTTGATTACCTGCCCAAACCCTTTGATATCGACGAAGCGGTGGCGCTGGTTGAGCGCGCGATTAGCCATTATCAGGAGCAGCAACAGCCGCGCCACGCGCCCGATTTTGGGCCAACGACAGACATCATCGGTGAAGCGCCGGCGATGCAGGACGTGTTTCGCATTATTGGCCGTTTGTCCCGCTCGTCCATTAGCGTATTGATTAACGGTGAATCGGGAACCGGTAAAGAGCTTGTGGCGCATGCATTGCATCGCCATAGTCCACGGGCAAAAGCGCCGTTCATCGCCCTGAATATGGCGGCGATCCCGAAGGATTTGATTGAGTCCGAACTGTTCGGCCATGAAAAAGGGGCATTTACCGGCGCCAATACCATTCGCCAGGGGCGGTTCGAACAGGCTGACGGCGGTACGCTGTTCCTGGATGAAATTGGCGATATGCCGCTGGATGTCCAGACCCGCCTGCTGCGCGTGCTGGCCGACGGGCAGTTTTATCGCGTGGGCGGCTATGCGCCGGTGAAGGTGGACGTGCGCATTATCGCCGCGACCCACCAGAACCTGGAGCAACGCGTGCAGGAAGGAAAATTCCGCGAGGATTTATTCCACCGTCTGAACGTTATTCGCGTTCATCTGCCGCCGCTGCGTGAACGCCGGGAAGATATTCCCCGCCTGGCGCGTCATTTCCTGCAGGTAGCCGCCCGCGAGCTGGGCGTGGAAGCCAAGCAGCTTCACCCGGAAACCGATGCCGCTCTGACGCGTCTGGCGTGGCCGGGCAACGTGCGTCAGCTGGAAAATACCTGCCGCTGGTTAACCGTGATGGCCGCCGGGCAGGAAGTGCTGATTCAGGATTTACCGGCCGAGCTGTTTGAAGCGACCGCGCCTGAAAGCAGTACCGGGCACGCGCTGCCGGACAGCTGGGCGACGCTGCTGGCGCAGTGGGCCGACCGCGCGCTGCGTTCCGGTCATCAAAACCTGCTGTCTGAAGCTCAGCCGGAGATGGAGCGTACGCTGTTAACTACCGCGCTTCGTCATACGCAGGGCCATAAGCAGGAAGCCGCTCGCCTGCTGGGATGGGGACGTAATACCCTGACGCGCAAGCTTAAAGAGCTGGGAATGGAGTGA